CCATGAATGTTGCCTGCTACTGTTGCTTCTTGCTGTTATCTTCACAAATGCAATCTGTAACTTTCCTCTGCAGGGTTTGAAGTTTCTCAGAAAGctgttgtactttttttttttttttttttgctggctgGCTGGAATAGGTTTGGCCTAATCAGTCAAAACTATTTAGCTCCTGGCCTCTTTTGATATTTCTTCATGTATAGTACTCAGTAGTCACAATCCTCTGCAgttttcacagtcagatctATAAACACCCTTAAAACTGTTAGAAAATGAACCGAAAGTGTTTGTGAATGTGTCAGGTTGTGGTGATAACCCTCAGCCACCAGTTTTACTGTTGCGGTTGTCACTTCTTTTACAGTATGTATACTTCTACCAGTgatttctctttcactctcaaCATCTCAGCTATGCTTAGTTATACATGTGTCTTTGTGGGCGGGTATTTCCTTGTAAATGTAATGAATTCAAAGTTTGTTCACAGAGGAAAAGAGACTGATATGTACAtggttcctttttctttcttttatcgTTCAGCTTAAAAGAAAGGAAGTGGTGACTCATAACTGTCTTGGTGCGTTCAGTCATTCCCATGTGATTTATCAAAACTGGTTGAGGTCCAGTGCCACAGCTCATGAGTCCCAAACACTAACTTGATACGGCTTGCctgctattttttatttttttttttcactcttgttTGAATTAAACAGTCCAGCTTCATTTGTATTGTCAGGGAAATTTAACAGACAGCTTCTTTGACATCTTCACATCACGTGCATTTATGCCTCCAACCACAAAATGCTCCATAATTTATAACTAAATGTCCCTTGGTTTGGTAGTAATTGCCTGGAACAAAGTTGACAGAAGCGCCAAaaagagggaagcctgggcatGAATGTGCGGATGGATGTGTGGCTAATCGTGCAGTGTAATGACACCTGCTGTAGGCGTGGTAAAATGTCAGGCCTGTGTAAAAATGCTCAGGTTAATGAAGTGCTATTCACAGTTTTGATTAGGTATGCTTTAAAAAGAGTTCTTGTGTAATGctgcaaataatttttttttttttttttttgttgctgcttgACGTCGGTGCAGTGACGTGAGGATCAACTGCAGAGGCAGTTAAAAGGGAAATCTTTTTCTGCGTGTTCTGGGTGTGTGCTTTTGCAAAATTGGATTTAAGGAAGTGAAAAAATATGAAgtagcttgtttgttttttgtttttgtttgtttttttttgaccgTTTATCGGTGCAAAGACTGTGGCAGAAGAAACTGCAGATTCATCCATTGTTTTCTCATGCCCTTGTTTACagacattaaaatgtttctgcACTTTCTGTATGCTTTTGAGCCTCTGGCAGTCTTTTAGAGTTGTGTGGCCTACTGTGCAAGAGTGACTTGCCCCTTTTTCCTGTTACATTTTAGTCCCACCCACTCACCGGAAAAGCAAGTGGAAGTCTTGAGGCAacagatattttaaataaaggagACATCCTTGCTTTGTTGCTGTCGCTTTAAAACAATGTGTTAAGCCCTACTGTTGCTGTATTTTGTGATCTCATATGTAATGCTCTGTTATGGCTGTGGCCACTCTGAGGGTCCCTCTGCAGGTCTTCTCTTGCCTGTTTTCTGCTGATTGACTCTGCACCATGCTATTTAAAAACCCTGGTTCCTGCAGTATTCTCCTGACAGCTGCAGCGCTCCACTTTAAAGTCATTCTGTGTTCCGGAGAAAAATCTGACTTTCACAAGGCTTAGTGCTTGCagctcgtgttttttttttttttttgtttgttttttggtcagTTTATTGGTGTACCGTCACAGTGGAAATTACAAGACTGTGGCAGACCCATCCATTGTTTTCTCATACTCTTGTTTACAGACATTAAAATGTTCCAATACTTTGAGATTTTGACACTCTTTAGAGTTGTGTGGGGTACTGTGCCTTTTCTTATTTCCCAGTTTGCATTTCAGATCCTCCTGTTTATGTTTTAGTCCCTCCCTTgtgaaatataaacaaatgtctttaaaattttaaaattatgtgtAGTTATGTAGGAGTCCTAAACAAGCAAATATtacaatgcagtttaaaaataatctaaCAAGTCATCGTTCACTCATTCATGCTCTGCCTGGCTGTTTGTGGTGTTCCaaagtgtgtttaaaaacaGGGAAGTTGTGGGATTCTGGCCTAGTTTTGATCCTGAACTCATCTTACATTCTGTCACGTAACATTTTGGCAGGCACGGCAGAGGACCTCAATGCAGGACACCCAAGATGAAAGGCTTAATAGAAATGCAAGCTTCATTTGCAGGCATGGAGCAAAGGAGGAGCTGGTTGGGAGCcagcaacaaaaaaacttccactacaaagcaaaacatgacttgacttgacaaatTTAAACATGAACAAAGGCATAGACTTGAATTCAGGACATGTGGCACACAGCGGGACAGAAGATAACACAGACCCAAACAATGATGAGGGCGGACAAAGAACGAGGGGAAAACACAGACTCTCTCTGTGTATTTACTAtcaggaaacaggtgggcatcacagctgaatgtgtttacttagacaaggggaagcaaaactaaacccaacacacacaggacaaagatgtcaaaataaaacaggaaataacacaaacatgagacacacacacacacacacacacagacttgacacacagagggaacctaaacgTGACTAAATAGAAACACAACACAAGAGACCGGGGACATGAGAAAGGGACAAGACAAACACTGGAGTACCACATAGGGAACAGGGATTCAATATAAACAGTGATAATTAATCAAATGTAAACGAACTAAGGATCTAAATGAGCAAACTAAGGAACACTGTGAACAAGAACCACACTGAGAAAAcgcaaaaacactgggccaatggcccaggaccgtgacacATACCATCGTTAGATTCAAAGACCTTAATTCAGAAATGCTGAAAAAGCTCTCGAGACTCCAGTTGAACAAGTAAGATCAGTTCATGAAAACATAATCTTCCTACTTGTGTGGTGACCAGAGTTGTGATTAGAGGTTTGCGTGGGCTGCAGAAGATTTCCAGTTGTCAAAGGTGGGCTGCAGTGGTCTGAAGCAAATTAGTTGGCACTGCTCTTTGGGAAAATAGTTGCTTCATCCTGGAGGAAGCTGCTTTCTATTAGAGATGCATTTGgcccctattccaggaagcaggtttgttAACcctgcatttttggccacagcggcttttattgatagtggagagagacagaaaatggggggggaagatacaggggaagacacgcaggcaaattggtgacaggctgggacttgaacctgtgccgcccgcaccgcaatgcagcatatgtatgtggtcgccagcttcaccactaagccgcccgtgaaagttttattttaaacaaacactGACGTTCCAGAAAGTGTTCGTCATTTTTGTGCTTAACACGAGTGTTTTTATAATTGGTCATAGATTTAAGGACAGAGACGGTGATTACATCAGGAATTACATGTATCTTAGAATAAAATCTACATTTTTCTAACATTGTGATTTGGGACAGTAATGTAGCTGGCTGACTGTCAGTTTCTGCACTGGAAACATTTATATCAAATTTATCTGTATAAAGCAGACATAAGACTAGGGTTGCAACGGTATGAGATTTTCACGGTATGATAATTGTCTCAGAAAATATCGCGGTATCACGGTTATTGCGGTATCACCTTATttcatatatattattataagtTACACTGAcccttaaagaaatgacaacagttttttttttgtttttttttgttttgtttttttattgtacttGGAACAATTTTTAATGACAGTTTTAAAATGcctccattttaaaaaaaaaaaaaaaaaaaaaaaaaaaaaagctttacatctcctgtttttatttgcaaaaattgCAATATTAGAATGAGGAAAAAGCCAAAatcttaaataaaaattaatctgTCTCTTTAGAAAGAAATTCTTTCACATTTGTAAACAAATGTGAGAAAAAGTGCAGCAGTTTTACTGAGATCAGATTTTTATACtaatttttataataataataataataataaataatacaatttaaatgtgatatatatatatatatatatatatatatatatatatatatatatatatatatatatatatatatatatatatatatatatatataataaataaaatctctgaTAATTAAACatcctgcatttaaaatgttcagtaaAATTATGTATCaccttaaaaacatatttaataccTGAGAAACTGAGCCTGGGTCAGTGTCTGATCAACTACTGCTGACTGCTTTATAACATGCGTTTTACTGCTAAGTTAGTGATAAATAACCAGATACTGCAGAGAGAGGGGATTATTTCTGACATGATCCTCATAATACAGATTTCACTCTTAAGGCTTTCATGCTGAGCCTGATTTTTAAGGGATGAAAAATAGACACgccaaagttttaaaataaacgCACGTAAATATGCCATCTTTCAAAAGGCCCTTAACACGGACATGTACATCCAGCACAGCACGCGATTCACGGCCACGGGGACCGGCGTGTCCATAGTTCAGATGACTCAGCTCTTTTGCTGGTGGTTTGCGTGTGGAACGAGCACGAGGAAACAGACGGGGTTTATGGTcaacatttcacacatttttgttaGAGAGACAGGTATTAACGAGATAGCTACTTTAATCTGCACGGAGGGATGGTGTTGTAGTAGATGTGAGAACAAGTTTGAAGTATTCCCTCCTTTAGCGGCCACTTTACTTCCACACTGTTTGCAAACAGGATACCTATCCTCACATACGTTTGGTGGGTATTGAaggaattttaaataataagagtgtgtgttgctgtttaagcttttaggtttctgcgtgctcttttcatcgaacaggaatgacaccaacaggaataaggagtccaattattaaaattaataaagccatttcaaacagtttacagattaatctggttcagaattgtcgGAGCTGCctgatgcagtcagtgcagtttcacacaagtctgaccctgctctctatcttagttcaagttttatacacagacttgacacagttacagttattgaaatatgcaagcatgtagCATGCTTATTTAAAAGGGCTCATCCTTCCAAAATTATACTGAAATATCAAAATTTAGCTGAACAACGTGTACACAGGTCTATAAAAACTTAGATATTAACAGTTTTAAATGTTAACTTTTGTGAGTAAAGGTAAACCTTAACAATAATTAAAGATGTTTgcctacatttgttttttttttatgtacttaCTTTTGAAAGTGAAATGTGAAACAGTTACAATGACTAATCTTGCACTATTAGTAAATCAGTAAAAGATCTCTCCTGTGGCTGTAAGAGAGCCATCATCCAGCAGTGAAGGCTGATGGTTACACTGGAGACCATTAAATCagagtttttctgtaaatattaagcaaaaaaaatgaGGTAGTTACAACCCATTGGTACATTAATGAAATGGGcataagcaataaaaaaaatctcagttctttatttaattaataaactgaCTTGAGGGTGGCTCTGTCTTTGAGTAACCAGTATCACAGGTCCATTAGTAAAATGTCTGATCTGTTTCCTGATTTTCATCTTCAGCATCTGTCACCTGCATTTTGTCAGGTTCCCTCTGAAGAATTAGATTTAAAACTCAAATGTAAATTTGTCTTTGTGTACATTAGATGAAGCTGGAATCCTGAGTGGACCGAGCTAATTTGATTGACTATCCCCTCCTGTTTTTGTACGATTAATGCCATGGTCCTCACTGACTCAGTCATTAACATTTGGTGCATTCAAATGGAGgcgctgctctttatttacccgttgccatggtgaattgTGGTACCTGAGCTCCATTAATGATAGCTGGCTGTCTCTATACACACGTGTGCTTAACTCGGGTTGGACACACTCAGAGATGATTGAACTAACTCTGTGTGGCTGTTCTGGAACAGAAAGCTTGGAGTTGATCTCAGAGTTAATCAACTTAGAGTTTATGATTAGACTcggtttgttgaacctgcttcatGGAATAGGGTCCTGTTCTTATTCAGCCATGATTTAAAATCagcttttaatttttgtgttgCACTCTTTTAGCTAAGGGTGTAAAAGTGTTTGTGTCAAtctattctttaaaaaaaaaaaatgtttaatcacACTGTCAATCATCTTAAATAGCTAAAACAACAGTTTTTGTATGCTGAAGGTTAAAAAGCCATTGCAAAGGAAACTCCTGTACGTCCTTAATTGTTGCTCCTTCAGCAAGCCTCAACTCCTTGTTCCTCCTGATTTATTTTAGAAATGTAATCATCCTTCAGAAGGGCATAATGACACTTATTTCTGGGTCACAGTCAAGGAGGGTGCAgaacaaaagagaaagaaactaGAGAAAGGAGAAAAGCTTACTGAAAACGCTTGATCAGCAGTGTCGAGGGAACTAGTTTTCACACTGTGCCCTCTAGTGGATTGTTTGTGTAAGTGAACGGCAGTGAGAAGAGAGTCTTTATGACCTAAAGTTTTTACCGTACAGATCATGAGGATAATGCTTCCTAAACACATTTCTGCTAGTGATTTGCTGAGTTTGGGAGGTTTTTAGTTTGGAGTTTCAAACCTTATTTCTTATTTCTCTACACATCTGCATtctgacatcttttttttgtgttttctgtctccACAGTGGCACCACCAGAAAATGTGACTCTGGACTGCCGCAATTTCCGCAACATGCTGAAGTGGAGCTACCCTGAAAACACACCTGGGCTTAAATTTAAAGTCAATATTGGATCATATCAAAAGTATGACTGCATTTCCCTTTGTACACAGTACCAGCCAGATGTCTCTCTTGAGCTGCTTTAAACAAACTGTGCACTACTGTAGATGACTTATTAATCCAGACTACGCTCACAATTTACTAATTTGTATTCAATTTTGAATCGCCTTTTAAAGACAGATTCTAAGAAAATGATTGACAGTGAAAGCCAGGATGGAGACAAATCAGCAAAGTGTTTTCCTCTTTGAttattgaaaaacaaaatatagggaaaaatatgttttgaggatcttaaaatgttaaaatataaattatcagaggtggcaaaagtacagatactcttcacttaagtagaagtataAATACTGTgttatgtgtaaatgtgttaataaatactctggtaaaagttgatgTACTGTTTCAActtctttacatttcagagcctgtacttttgcactttgagtactcaaagaaagtaaaagtagctctttgggggacatttctaccagctatgTTTGTGTACAGCTAACTGAGcctgctatattaatataatataaaataataggCAGCgtggtgattagcactgttgcttcacagctAAAAGGTCTGggcactttaacccctgataatagtgctataaatgatacatgaaTTATATGGTTTAACCTCTTTAAACTCTGTGTGTGATAAGCcccagtgatggaggatacaccaataggattgtcttttttgtgttattgttcctccatttaggctcagatcagtttgatgtttgaaggtgcaGTGACCAGAAATgaaaacctaaagtaacgagtgttttaaaaatgttaagagTAGAAAGTATCGATATTTGTgcaaaaatgtagggagtaaaagtaaaaacttgtcagaaaaatatatactcaagtacagatagctgaaaattctacttaagtacagtgaTGAAGTATTTTTGTTCTATGTTACTTttgtaaattataatatttaaaatgagagTGGTGCAGTTGTTGGTGCTTTTATGTCACAGCAAGAACGCTGCAGGTAAGAAGCCTCCTGCCTGTGCGGGTTTCTGTATGGCTATGACCGCTGATAAGCAGTTCAGTTGCCGTACATTTAAAGATAAGATCCCTGCAGATGTGCTCGGGCCCTTGTTTGTGGAATTTGCTTGCATGAAAAATCCAGTAGTGCCTTCCACCTGACTGCCTgagaatttttcctttttctttatgCAGATAACTTTCTGCAGaggtgcacagaggcaaaatatgtgttattgttcaagCACTTATTGACCTAATTATCATTTACTGTCtgtcacaaatgtgttttaattcagttctgttttatttatatagcaccaaatcacaacaaatagttgcCTCTTGGTcccttatattgtaaggtaaaggtcATGCAGTAATTCAGACTCCAAGAATAAAGATGAATTCTTCTTTTTCTAAAATGCAACcaagaatatttttaatatggCTTAATCAGAGTTGTTTGCTCATCATGGTCTCTTTCAAAGTTTAACAAATtctctcttgttttgtttcttcagttctcatCTTGTCTCCCTGGTGGAGACAAAAGCTCTACATGCCGATGTGTCATTCTTGAATGACCCCAGCGATGGCTATTTTCTTACTGTAACTGCTGTGGTTGGTGGCAATAGATCTGTAGATGCCCCATCAGATGATGGAATCACCTTCAGCTATTACCAGGATAATGACGTTCAGCAGAAATGTAAGTGTTTGTACcttatgcaattaaaaaaaaaaaaaaaaaaaaaatatgtgactAAAGTAAATGTCATAATACACAACAATGAACAATTTTAAACACTATATTAATGGATCGTTATTGAGTAGTTAATGAGTAACGAGCTTTAATAGCCCAAGTCACATTTTTAGCTTGTACATCCATCCGATTCTTTATTTATGCACAATGGAGTAAATTCTTCAAATTAAGCCCAGCGGTCACGTGGACTCAACTCCTTTTGTGCTGTTCAAAGATCAAAGTTAACCTCACAAATCATGTTTCTGGCCACAACCGAACATGCTCATTATCACAGAAGTTCACACAGGCATAATGTAAAGTTGTAATAGTTTATAGGTAATGTTAACTGTGACATAGTAAGTAATCCAAGAAGAGAAGGAGGGATTGAGACTATATCATTTGATCAGATACTGAACTTGTGATCCTACATGTAATCCAAATTgacttaaacatgtttgtgttggTTTACAGGTTCTTTGGATCTCTCACCGGTAAACGTCACTCTCCAGCGAGATAACAAGGTCCAGATCAGCTTTGTGCATCCCTTTTTGTTTCATCGCCAACACCTGAATAGTAGCACgaaaaaatctcaaaagaaaATTAACCAAGCAGAGATCCCGGCTGTTAATTTTAAAGTCACGATTCTCAACCAGGTCAGAAtgcacacaattttttttttttccctttttttgtaCATACAGATGAAGCAATCATTGAAAAGTCAAACAATACTTTTGTTCATATGTGGCCATCAGAAATAGGGCACACTGCCACAAACAAACTCTTCTGGAATagtgaaaatgcattttgtctAGTTAGctgctgtaaaaatatttgCGTCAGTGTTCTATTTCATTGAAAATGAGCCATTGTTGCATGTGCAGACGGGGAAACCCCATTCTTTCACGTGTGAGGACAGAGTGTGTAACGAAGTACTGCCAGTAGATGCTGCACAACAGAACCACTGTCTGAACATCACCGGAGAAACATTAATGGGACCCCTGGTTAAACCCACACAACTTTACTGTGCATTCAAAGAACCATCGGCGAGCAGTtgagtaaaattttattttttcttaagaGCAGTTGACAAATTATGATTTACTAATTCCCTGTGATGGCAGCTGGAACAGTTTAAATTTCCACTTCTTAGCTCTCAACTAAGGTTCAGCTCTCTCTAATTTCTCCAGCTGAGGAAAATATACCGTTGCCAAGAATATAAGGATATATATGAGAGAATATCCATAAGTAAGGCTGATTTGAAAAGGCTGATTGACACTGCtcccaaaacaagaaaaagcagTCAGTTCAGCGAAGGATAAAAACCACTATGAGCAAGAAAAATCACCTTTGTTTTGTGATAGTCATTaaaatactgttaaaaaaaacaaataaattcttAGGTATAACCTGAAGCCACATATAGCCTCAAGCTTCAGTCACACACAGAGACCCGTCATGATCAAAATTACAATTGATTGAACATTTTACTAGTAGTTGCAGTAAGCATGCTGTACATAATTTCATTGCATGACCACGATTTACAAAATGGGCACAAGTTTTATTCAGTAAGTCAGCAGGAACATGTTGGAAAAGCTGGTTTCCCATAGGCTTCTAGGACCAGAGATCTTTTTACAACCACAGGTATATGCCCCCTGGTGGCCtttaaaagaatgcaggtttaaggcactttggCATTAGCGTCACTGTTCAGATTCAAAAATTTTGAATCTGATTCAGATTCAAagcttttatactgtctatgaagctctgtgtgtgcatgcgtgcgtgcactgtttcactgtaaatttacttctctgtttttccttctctgcTTTGTCTAGATTTCACCATCGTCTACATTGTGAGTGCTGTACTGGCTGTGGCTACGACTTGTTTGATCGTCTTCATGGCGTATCAAAAAATGACCAAGCCTTCAGTTTCTTTGTCCAATTTTCTGGTATCCTCATTTTACTACCTCTAATTATATTAGACAGGTCCCATTTAAatgtcaagttttttttgtttttttttcaagtttgctGTTGATGAATAATGTATCCCAGCTGAAGGTCGAGGTGGGTTTAAATTTCAGCACAGACTGAGcactttt
This is a stretch of genomic DNA from Archocentrus centrarchus isolate MPI-CPG fArcCen1 chromosome 15, fArcCen1, whole genome shotgun sequence. It encodes these proteins:
- the ifngr1l gene encoding growth/differentiation factor 10b, coding for MDFALFFPACLLFWIRVVASHVAPPENVTLDCRNFRNMLKWSYPENTPGLKFKVNIGSYQNSHLVSLVETKALHADVSFLNDPSDGYFLTVTAVVGGNRSVDAPSDDGITFSYYQDNDVQQKCSLDLSPVNVTLQRDNKVQISFVHPFLFHRQHLNSSTKKSQKKINQAEIPAVNFKVTILNQTGKPHSFTCEDRVCNEVLPVDAAQQNHCLNITGETLMGPLVKPTQLYCAFKEPSASNFTIVYIVSAVLAVATTCLIVFMAYQKMTKPSVSLSNFLVINKSPMSSPMAPPEPVSLNNVECEAVPSSPTPLLSQTEEEDKTEFTSSCNSDGYDKRFPIGVSSKNGDVSNVTLEGQVNEEGPGYMAGNLDEDDETSSANESTSGYEKRGTVLVDLGQDEMAKGYRG